One segment of Streptomyces bathyalis DNA contains the following:
- the priA gene encoding bifunctional 1-(5-phosphoribosyl)-5-((5-phosphoribosylamino)methylideneamino)imidazole-4-carboxamide isomerase/phosphoribosylanthranilate isomerase PriA, with translation MSTPSSAPKLELLPAVDVRDGQAVRLVHGESGSETAYGDPLQAALTWQRAGARWLHLVDLDAAFGTGDNRARIAEVAGAMDIDVELSGGIRDDQSLAAALATGCRRVNLGTAALETPEWVAKVIAEHGDRIAVGLDVRGTTLRGRGWTRDGGDLYETLARLDSEGCARYVVTDINKDGTLKGPNLELLRNVCAVTDRPVVASGGVSSLDDLRAIATLVPEGVEGAIVGKALYAEAFTLEEALEAVS, from the coding sequence GTGTCCACGCCTTCGTCCGCGCCCAAGCTGGAACTGCTGCCCGCCGTCGACGTACGTGACGGACAGGCCGTGCGCCTCGTGCACGGCGAGTCCGGTTCCGAGACCGCCTACGGCGACCCGCTGCAGGCAGCCCTCACCTGGCAGCGCGCCGGTGCCCGGTGGCTGCACCTGGTCGACCTCGACGCCGCCTTCGGCACGGGCGACAACCGCGCCCGCATCGCCGAGGTGGCCGGTGCCATGGACATCGACGTCGAGCTGTCCGGCGGCATCCGCGACGACCAGAGCCTCGCCGCGGCCCTCGCCACCGGCTGCCGCCGCGTCAACCTGGGCACCGCCGCGCTCGAGACGCCGGAATGGGTCGCCAAGGTCATCGCCGAGCACGGCGACAGGATCGCCGTCGGTCTGGACGTACGGGGCACGACGCTGCGCGGCCGCGGCTGGACCAGGGACGGCGGCGACCTCTACGAGACGCTGGCCCGGCTCGACTCCGAGGGCTGCGCCCGCTACGTCGTCACCGACATCAACAAGGACGGCACGCTCAAGGGCCCCAACCTCGAACTGCTGCGCAACGTCTGTGCCGTGACGGACCGGCCCGTCGTCGCGTCCGGCGGCGTCTCCTCCCTTGACGATCTGCGGGCCATCGCCACGCTTGTACCCGAGGGCGTCGAGGGCGCCATTGTGGGGAAGGCCCTCTACGCCGAGGCGTTCACACTTGAAGAGGCTTTGGAGGCCGTCTCCTGA
- a CDS encoding RidA family protein yields MTPSERRDPDVERDRSGSTWEKTIGFARAVAAGDRVLVAGTMPLSDGKLLGEGSPYEQTRAAFGKALEALEPFGLDASSVIRTRMYLTHARDVDDVARAHKEIFGDIAPAATVVVVSGFVDSRVLVEVEMEAFRGGRT; encoded by the coding sequence ATGACCCCGTCCGAACGGCGTGACCCCGACGTGGAACGTGACCGCTCCGGAAGCACCTGGGAGAAGACGATCGGTTTCGCACGCGCCGTCGCGGCGGGCGACCGGGTACTCGTGGCGGGGACGATGCCTCTCTCGGACGGCAAGCTCCTGGGGGAGGGCTCACCGTACGAGCAGACCAGGGCGGCCTTCGGGAAGGCGCTGGAGGCACTCGAGCCCTTCGGCCTCGACGCCTCGTCCGTGATCCGCACGCGGATGTATCTCACGCATGCGCGGGACGTGGACGACGTGGCGCGCGCCCACAAGGAGATCTTCGGCGACATCGCCCCAGCCGCCACGGTGGTGGTGGTCTCCGGTTTCGTGGACTCCCGGGTCCTGGTGGAGGTGGAGATGGAGGCCTTCCGCGGCGGCCGGACGTAA
- the hisF gene encoding imidazole glycerol phosphate synthase subunit HisF — protein MSVAVRVIPCLDVDAGRVVKGVNFKNLRDAGDPVEMAKIYDEEGADELTFLDITASSSDRETTYDVVRRTAEQVFIPLTVGGGVRSGDDVNRLLRAGADKVGVNTAAIARPELIREIAERFGSQVLVLSVDARRCVPPGASGDAEGAGASTPSGFEVTTHGGRRGTGIDAVEWARRAAELGAGEILLNSMDADGTKDGYDTEMIRAVGAHVSVPVVASGGAGRLEHFPAAVEAGADAVLAASVFHFGDLRIGQVKDTLREAGTPVR, from the coding sequence ATGTCCGTGGCCGTACGAGTCATTCCCTGCCTGGACGTGGACGCCGGACGGGTCGTCAAGGGCGTGAACTTCAAGAACCTGCGGGACGCGGGCGACCCCGTCGAGATGGCGAAGATCTACGACGAGGAAGGCGCCGACGAGCTGACCTTCCTCGACATCACCGCCTCCTCCTCCGACCGCGAGACGACGTACGACGTGGTGCGCCGCACCGCCGAGCAGGTCTTCATCCCGCTGACGGTCGGCGGCGGCGTCCGCAGCGGCGACGACGTGAACAGGCTGCTGCGCGCGGGTGCCGACAAGGTCGGCGTGAACACCGCGGCGATCGCCCGTCCCGAGCTGATCCGGGAGATCGCCGAACGCTTCGGCAGCCAGGTGCTGGTGCTGTCCGTGGACGCGCGGCGCTGCGTGCCGCCGGGGGCATCCGGGGACGCGGAGGGCGCCGGGGCCTCAACACCCTCCGGATTCGAGGTCACCACGCACGGCGGACGCCGCGGCACCGGCATCGACGCCGTCGAATGGGCGCGGCGGGCCGCGGAGTTGGGCGCCGGGGAGATCCTGCTGAACTCGATGGACGCGGACGGCACGAAGGACGGCTACGACACGGAGATGATCCGGGCCGTGGGTGCGCACGTCTCGGTGCCCGTCGTCGCCTCCGGCGGCGCGGGCCGGCTGGAGCACTTCCCGGCCGCGGTCGAGGCCGGAGCGGATGCCGTACTGGCAGCCTCCGTCTTCCACTTCGGCGATCTGCGGATCGGCCAGGTCAAGGACACGCTCCGCGAGGCCGGGACGCCCGTACGGTGA
- a CDS encoding cytochrome P450, translated as MTSSPLSEPHAAPPGCPAHRPSAGTGSDLPKLYDDAFAADPNALYDRLRSQGGPAQWVELAPGVESILVTGYQAALEVLRSPYFSKDAHRWKALADGRVPRDSPILPIMGPRKSLWFADGQEHLRLRTPVDRALGGIDPRQLRAVVQRSATQLIDEFAEDGRADLVSQYAARIPVMVLTQLFGCPDHLNPRISRAFLQMVNAVEPDAATQGVQDLVACLNELIELKYRTPGDDVTTRLLRHSANVTREELIDQLVVITGAGQVPGTAWISTATMMLLSDDRFAGDLTGGSLTVTDALNEVLWLHAPHSNYSFVYAIEDYVLRDQDTGEETLIPTGVPVTISHAAANLDPTLPTNQAERAANTSHLAFSAGPHACPAQDTASIIAEVAIDTVLDLLPEMELAVPAEELSWRPGPFIRALTELPVRFTATPATHAAEAAASTPSTPSEPSGSSSDAAAGRPAPAASPGSRRRRWSLAGRRGK; from the coding sequence GTGACCTCCTCGCCCCTCTCCGAACCCCACGCGGCGCCGCCGGGCTGCCCCGCACACCGGCCGTCCGCAGGGACCGGCAGCGATCTGCCGAAGCTGTACGACGACGCCTTCGCCGCGGACCCCAACGCCCTCTACGACCGGCTGCGTTCACAGGGCGGCCCCGCGCAGTGGGTGGAGCTGGCGCCCGGAGTCGAGTCGATCCTCGTGACCGGATACCAGGCGGCCCTGGAAGTGCTCCGCAGCCCCTACTTCAGCAAGGACGCCCACCGCTGGAAGGCCCTGGCCGACGGCCGCGTCCCCCGCGACAGCCCGATCCTGCCGATCATGGGCCCGCGCAAGAGCCTGTGGTTCGCCGACGGCCAGGAACATCTGCGCCTGCGGACGCCCGTCGACCGCGCCCTGGGCGGCATCGACCCCCGCCAGTTGCGAGCCGTCGTCCAGCGCAGCGCCACACAGCTGATCGACGAATTCGCCGAGGACGGCAGGGCGGATCTCGTCTCGCAGTACGCGGCGCGCATCCCGGTCATGGTCCTCACCCAGCTCTTCGGCTGCCCCGACCATCTCAACCCCCGCATCTCCAGGGCCTTCCTCCAGATGGTCAACGCCGTCGAACCCGACGCCGCCACACAGGGCGTCCAGGACCTGGTGGCGTGCCTGAACGAGCTGATCGAGCTCAAGTACCGGACTCCCGGCGACGACGTGACCACGCGGCTGCTGCGGCACTCCGCCAACGTGACCCGGGAAGAGCTCATCGACCAGCTCGTGGTCATCACCGGTGCCGGCCAGGTGCCCGGCACCGCCTGGATCTCCACGGCCACGATGATGCTGCTCTCCGACGACCGCTTCGCGGGCGACCTGACCGGCGGCAGCCTCACGGTCACCGACGCGCTGAACGAGGTGCTGTGGCTGCACGCACCGCACTCGAACTACTCGTTCGTGTACGCCATCGAGGACTACGTCCTGCGCGATCAGGACACCGGCGAGGAGACCCTCATCCCCACCGGCGTGCCGGTGACCATCAGCCACGCCGCCGCCAACCTAGACCCGACGCTGCCGACGAACCAGGCGGAGCGGGCCGCGAACACGTCCCATCTCGCGTTCAGCGCCGGGCCGCACGCCTGCCCCGCGCAGGACACCGCGAGCATCATCGCCGAGGTCGCCATCGACACCGTCCTCGACCTGCTCCCCGAGATGGAGCTCGCGGTGCCCGCCGAGGAACTCTCATGGCGCCCGGGGCCGTTCATCCGCGCCCTGACCGAACTGCCCGTCCGCTTCACCGCCACACCGGCCACGCATGCGGCGGAGGCAGCAGCGTCCACGCCGTCCACGCCGTCCGAACCGTCCGGCTCTTCCTCCGACGCCGCAGCAGGCCGCCCCGCCCCGGCCGCGTCCCCCGGCTCTCGGCGGCGCCGTTGGAGCCTGGCGGGTCGACGCGGCAAGTGA
- a CDS encoding GTP-binding protein yields MASRLSDGVYVRDTVQITAKLMVVGPFGVGKTTLIGAVSEIEPLRTEELMTQTSAAVDDLTGVPGKRSTTVALDFGRLTLAEDLALYLFGTPGQQRFTQIWEDLSRGAYGALVLADSRFLDQSFEALSLVEKSSLPYIVALNTFPDTPDYPEDELREALDLDPATPLLTCDARDRKSAKTALITLVKHLYAGHQESS; encoded by the coding sequence ATGGCCTCCAGGCTCTCTGACGGTGTCTACGTCCGTGACACCGTGCAGATCACGGCGAAGCTGATGGTGGTGGGCCCCTTCGGGGTCGGCAAGACGACCTTGATCGGAGCCGTCAGCGAGATCGAGCCGCTGCGTACCGAGGAACTCATGACGCAGACCAGCGCCGCCGTGGACGATCTGACCGGGGTGCCGGGCAAGAGATCCACCACCGTCGCCCTCGACTTCGGACGGCTCACCCTCGCCGAGGACCTCGCGCTGTACCTGTTCGGCACGCCCGGCCAGCAGCGCTTCACACAGATCTGGGAGGACCTCTCGCGCGGCGCCTACGGGGCCCTCGTGCTGGCCGACTCCCGATTCCTCGACCAGTCCTTCGAGGCCCTGAGTCTGGTCGAGAAGAGCTCGCTCCCGTACATCGTCGCGCTCAACACCTTCCCCGACACCCCGGATTACCCCGAGGACGAGCTGCGCGAAGCGCTCGACCTCGATCCCGCCACACCGCTGCTCACCTGTGACGCGCGGGACCGCAAGTCCGCCAAGACCGCACTGATCACGCTCGTCAAGCACCTGTACGCCGGCCACCAGGAGTCGTCGTGA
- a CDS encoding DUF742 domain-containing protein, with product MRTFVLTGGRAQPTGTADELDVLTMVTAVPGKPRTGLQPEDLRVIDLCRGGYLSVIEVAGHLGQPLTITRILLGDLIDSGLLEVKASQKEAGTPATPDPDRLRTLERMLHGLQAL from the coding sequence GTGAGAACGTTCGTGCTGACCGGTGGGCGCGCCCAGCCCACCGGGACCGCCGACGAACTCGACGTGCTCACGATGGTGACCGCCGTCCCGGGGAAGCCGCGGACCGGCCTGCAGCCCGAGGATCTGCGGGTGATCGACCTGTGCCGCGGCGGCTACCTGTCCGTCATCGAGGTCGCCGGGCACCTCGGGCAGCCGCTCACCATCACCCGCATCCTGCTCGGAGACCTCATCGACTCCGGCCTCCTGGAGGTCAAGGCGAGCCAGAAGGAGGCCGGAACGCCGGCGACCCCCGACCCCGACCGCCTGCGAACCCTGGAGAGGATGCTGCATGGCCTCCAGGCTCTCTGA
- a CDS encoding roadblock/LC7 domain-containing protein → MTQNPDAWMLNQVLDQPEVHDAILITADGLVKAFSQGLDQDQADSIAAALAGVQSTSSATAMFCRAPADSWRQSMVEFDGGFVVTIRAHDSTFLSVATSGAADVGQVAYRMHEVVAQLGREMGAELREDVGSGT, encoded by the coding sequence ATGACCCAGAACCCGGACGCCTGGATGCTCAACCAGGTGCTGGACCAGCCCGAGGTCCACGACGCCATCCTCATCACCGCTGACGGGCTGGTGAAGGCCTTCTCCCAGGGCCTCGACCAGGACCAGGCGGACAGCATCGCGGCGGCCCTCGCGGGCGTGCAGTCCACCAGCAGCGCCACCGCGATGTTCTGCCGAGCCCCGGCCGACTCGTGGAGGCAGAGCATGGTCGAGTTCGACGGCGGATTCGTGGTCACCATCCGTGCGCACGACTCGACGTTCCTGTCCGTGGCGACCTCCGGTGCCGCCGACGTGGGACAGGTGGCCTACCGGATGCACGAGGTCGTGGCCCAGCTCGGACGGGAGATGGGCGCCGAGCTCCGCGAGGACGTGGGCAGCGGGACATGA
- a CDS encoding ATP-binding protein — MTDVAFWLVPLLAVAAIAAGITALRFRRMAVRNAERSHVLERQVRMRDEETQHLVEQRLQALADAQWQGRRRQIPDLRHQALAGSDFADAHDSVLEMFSFASETAEQAAEGLLLAVARKLQGLANGQQLKINEMTERHDDSAFLEDLMQLDHTNAQILRRAVGMAVVCRAWPGRQHNATSLHDIVRGAIGRILDYKRVQIVRIEDTRAVTGRVVEPLVMTIAELLENATRSSHPQTPVQVHVQLTHTGLAFVIEDAGVGLNAAEQEKAVRLLKDESLGLAKLGDPPRFGLAACGALARRYGFTISIDTASAFGGVRAVVNLPRTLLTDPVKPTSAPTSAPAAVPPPRAEPAASEPAESEPAGSGADDGEAAEGEREAVPARPTTANGLPKRTRKQPAPSADHSEQPPPATKSAAPRSPGEAAASIGAFQRAGKAAADRLRPSTEGTPES; from the coding sequence ATGACGGACGTAGCGTTCTGGCTCGTGCCGCTCCTTGCGGTCGCTGCGATCGCGGCCGGAATCACGGCACTGCGGTTCCGGAGGATGGCTGTCCGGAACGCCGAGCGCAGTCATGTCCTGGAGCGGCAGGTCCGCATGCGGGACGAGGAGACGCAGCACCTCGTCGAACAGCGCCTCCAGGCACTCGCGGACGCCCAGTGGCAGGGGCGGCGCCGGCAGATACCGGACCTGCGCCATCAGGCCCTCGCCGGCTCGGACTTCGCCGACGCCCACGACTCGGTGCTGGAGATGTTCAGCTTCGCGAGCGAGACCGCCGAACAGGCCGCCGAAGGTCTGCTGCTGGCCGTGGCCCGCAAGCTGCAGGGACTCGCCAACGGGCAGCAGCTGAAGATCAACGAGATGACCGAGCGCCACGACGACTCGGCCTTCCTCGAGGACCTGATGCAGCTCGACCACACCAACGCCCAGATCCTCCGCCGCGCGGTCGGCATGGCCGTCGTCTGCCGCGCGTGGCCGGGCCGCCAGCACAACGCGACGTCGCTCCACGACATCGTCCGCGGCGCCATCGGACGGATCCTGGACTACAAGCGCGTCCAGATCGTACGGATCGAGGACACCCGTGCCGTGACGGGCCGGGTCGTGGAACCCCTGGTCATGACGATCGCCGAATTGCTCGAGAACGCCACCCGCTCGTCGCACCCGCAGACCCCCGTCCAGGTGCACGTCCAACTCACCCACACCGGGCTGGCGTTCGTGATCGAGGACGCCGGTGTCGGGCTGAACGCCGCCGAGCAGGAGAAGGCCGTGCGCCTGCTCAAGGACGAGTCCCTCGGGCTCGCGAAACTGGGAGACCCCCCGCGGTTCGGGCTCGCCGCGTGCGGTGCGCTGGCCCGTCGCTACGGCTTCACGATCTCGATCGATACCGCCTCGGCATTCGGCGGCGTCCGCGCCGTGGTGAACCTCCCCCGCACACTTCTCACCGACCCGGTGAAGCCCACCTCCGCGCCCACCTCTGCGCCCGCCGCCGTGCCGCCGCCGCGCGCAGAGCCCGCCGCATCGGAGCCCGCCGAGTCCGAGCCGGCCGGTTCCGGAGCGGACGACGGCGAAGCGGCCGAGGGCGAGCGCGAGGCGGTACCGGCGCGCCCGACCACCGCGAACGGGCTGCCGAAACGGACCCGGAAACAGCCTGCCCCGAGCGCCGACCACTCCGAGCAGCCACCCCCTGCCACCAAGTCCGCCGCACCTCGCTCACCCGGTGAGGCGGCGGCATCGATCGGTGCGTTCCAGCGAGCAGGCAAGGCGGCGGCCGACCGCCTCCGTCCGTCCACCGAAGGGACTCCCGAGTCATGA
- a CDS encoding SH3-like domain-containing protein, producing the protein MSRVNDVGGQTGFGPIVTEENEPAFHADWEARVYALNIALVRRGAYTLDEFRDAIERMPPQEYLAASYYERWLHAIDVLTARGGGDE; encoded by the coding sequence ATGAGCAGGGTGAACGACGTCGGCGGGCAGACGGGGTTCGGGCCCATCGTCACCGAGGAGAACGAGCCGGCCTTCCACGCGGACTGGGAGGCGCGGGTATATGCGCTGAACATCGCGCTGGTGCGGCGCGGCGCCTACACCCTGGACGAGTTCCGCGACGCCATCGAACGCATGCCTCCGCAGGAGTACTTGGCCGCTTCGTACTACGAGCGCTGGCTCCACGCGATCGATGTGCTCACCGCCCGGGGCGGCGGCGATGAGTGA
- a CDS encoding SH3-like domain-containing protein, with product MSDPAAARFAAGDPVRTRAFDPDWHTRLPAYARGRTGRIVEVTGSWPVADDVARRHERPRVEPVYTVAFAARDLWGEGDHEVTLDLWQSYLEPAEEHLS from the coding sequence ATGAGTGACCCGGCGGCCGCACGGTTCGCCGCCGGCGACCCGGTGCGCACCCGTGCCTTCGACCCCGACTGGCACACGCGGCTTCCCGCCTACGCACGCGGACGAACGGGACGGATCGTCGAGGTCACCGGGAGCTGGCCGGTCGCCGACGACGTGGCCCGGCGCCACGAACGGCCACGCGTCGAGCCCGTCTACACCGTGGCGTTCGCCGCCCGCGACCTGTGGGGCGAGGGCGACCACGAGGTGACGCTGGACCTGTGGCAGTCGTATCTGGAACCGGCCGAGGAGCACCTGTCATGA
- a CDS encoding nitrile hydratase subunit alpha: MSGTHTGNPVAARVRRLEERLVAAGQVTDAELDAVLTSVLDGASPLNGARIVARAWSDAGFRERLLADANAALPEVGLSMAGGLQEQRLKVVANTPERHNVLVCTLCSCYPVALLGPSPSWYKSEAYRSRVVREPRAVLAEFGLDIPDGREITVWDSSAESRYMVLPQRPPGTEELTEDRLAELVTREGLIGTAAL, encoded by the coding sequence ATGAGCGGAACGCACACAGGCAACCCTGTCGCGGCACGGGTGCGCCGCCTGGAGGAGCGCCTCGTCGCGGCCGGCCAGGTCACCGATGCGGAGCTGGACGCCGTCCTCACCTCGGTACTGGACGGCGCGTCCCCGCTGAACGGCGCCCGTATCGTCGCCCGGGCCTGGAGCGACGCCGGTTTCCGCGAGCGGCTGCTCGCCGACGCCAATGCCGCCCTGCCCGAGGTCGGCCTGTCGATGGCGGGCGGGCTGCAGGAGCAGCGTCTGAAGGTCGTCGCCAACACCCCGGAACGTCACAACGTGCTGGTCTGCACGCTGTGTTCCTGCTACCCGGTGGCGCTGCTCGGCCCGTCGCCGTCCTGGTACAAGAGCGAGGCCTACCGCTCTCGCGTCGTGCGCGAACCGCGTGCCGTGCTCGCGGAGTTCGGGCTCGACATCCCGGACGGGCGCGAGATCACCGTCTGGGACTCCAGCGCGGAGAGCCGCTACATGGTCCTGCCGCAACGCCCGCCGGGCACCGAGGAGTTGACGGAGGACCGGCTCGCGGAGCTGGTGACCCGCGAGGGGCTCATCGGCACGGCGGCCCTCTGA
- a CDS encoding TIGR03085 family metal-binding protein, giving the protein MSTHAKRERLILADLLESSGPEAPTLCDGWKARDLAAHVVVRERRADAAGGLLLKSLAPRLDRVQGEFTAKPYEELIQLIRTGPPRMSPYALKQVDEVANTVEFYIHAEDLRRAVPDWTPRELDSVFQDALWKRLEKMARVFGRKSPVGLVLRRPDGQTAVARKGTPVVTVTGEPNELVLYVSGRQRVARVEEEGQKEAVARAHDAELGL; this is encoded by the coding sequence ATGTCGACCCATGCCAAGCGTGAACGTCTCATCCTGGCGGATCTGTTGGAGAGCAGCGGACCCGAGGCCCCGACCCTGTGCGACGGCTGGAAGGCCCGCGACCTCGCCGCGCACGTGGTGGTGCGCGAACGCCGCGCGGACGCCGCGGGCGGACTGCTGCTCAAGTCGCTCGCCCCCCGACTCGACCGCGTGCAGGGCGAGTTCACCGCCAAGCCGTACGAGGAGCTCATCCAGCTCATCCGCACGGGGCCGCCACGGATGTCCCCGTACGCGCTCAAGCAGGTCGACGAGGTGGCGAACACCGTCGAGTTCTACATCCACGCCGAGGACCTGCGCCGTGCCGTACCGGACTGGACGCCGCGCGAGCTGGACAGCGTCTTCCAGGACGCGCTGTGGAAGCGCTTGGAGAAGATGGCACGGGTCTTCGGCCGCAAGTCGCCGGTCGGCCTGGTCCTGCGCCGTCCCGACGGCCAGACCGCCGTCGCCCGCAAGGGCACCCCGGTGGTGACCGTGACCGGTGAACCCAACGAGCTGGTGCTGTACGTCTCGGGGCGGCAGCGCGTCGCGCGCGTGGAGGAGGAGGGCCAGAAGGAGGCCGTGGCGCGGGCACACGACGCGGAGCTGGGGCTCTGA
- a CDS encoding LysR substrate-binding domain-containing protein — MSEALSDAVAAAARSDRPKTSLRKTGGTAPGDAKGAEAASGATTAQPNALPYVSFNQLRSFHAVAVAGSITAAASLLHVSQPTVTVQLRQLESHYGVELVRRTPRNVRLTELGESLFTITQQLFALEGEAVELLNSAGSTLRGRLRVGGVAPYFVMRLLSTFSRAHPGVALSLQLDNSATVIRRLIDQEIDVGIVGQTTLDSRLHALPYSRQDVVLFCRDDHPWAGRDGVRLHELADMALVLREKGSTCRLTLEQVLQERGIVPRVTLEVCREGVREAVVAGFGVGITTDIEYVPERRTRMLRILDADIYTEAFAVCLRERRTVSVTRAFMATAEEFFDRARE; from the coding sequence ATGTCCGAGGCGCTGTCCGACGCCGTGGCCGCCGCAGCCCGTTCGGACAGGCCGAAGACCTCGCTCCGCAAGACCGGTGGAACCGCTCCGGGTGACGCGAAGGGCGCCGAGGCCGCGTCCGGAGCAACAACCGCTCAGCCGAACGCCCTGCCGTACGTGAGCTTCAACCAGCTCCGCTCCTTCCACGCCGTGGCCGTCGCCGGAAGCATCACGGCGGCGGCCTCGCTGCTGCACGTCAGCCAGCCGACGGTGACCGTCCAGCTGCGGCAGCTCGAGTCCCACTACGGCGTCGAACTCGTGCGCCGCACCCCGCGGAACGTGCGGCTCACCGAGCTCGGCGAGTCGCTGTTCACCATCACCCAGCAGCTCTTCGCCCTGGAAGGCGAGGCGGTGGAACTGCTCAACTCCGCGGGGAGCACGCTGCGCGGCAGGCTCCGGGTGGGCGGCGTGGCGCCGTACTTCGTGATGCGGCTGCTGTCCACGTTCAGCCGTGCCCACCCCGGCGTTGCCCTCTCGCTGCAACTGGACAACTCCGCCACGGTCATCCGCAGACTCATCGACCAGGAGATCGACGTCGGCATCGTCGGCCAGACCACCCTGGACAGCCGGCTGCACGCGCTGCCGTACAGCAGGCAGGACGTCGTGCTCTTCTGCCGCGACGACCATCCGTGGGCGGGACGGGACGGAGTGCGGCTCCACGAACTCGCCGACATGGCACTGGTGTTGCGGGAGAAGGGCTCGACCTGCCGCCTCACTCTGGAGCAGGTGCTCCAGGAACGCGGCATCGTGCCGCGCGTCACCCTGGAGGTCTGCCGCGAAGGGGTGCGCGAGGCCGTCGTGGCGGGGTTCGGCGTGGGCATCACCACCGACATCGAGTACGTCCCCGAGCGCCGCACCCGCATGCTGCGCATCCTCGACGCCGACATCTACACCGAGGCGTTCGCCGTGTGCCTGCGCGAGCGCCGCACGGTGTCGGTGACCCGGGCCTTCATGGCGACGGCCGAGGAGTTCTTCGACCGCGCCCGCGAGTAG
- a CDS encoding non-heme iron oxygenase ferredoxin subunit — MSEPDGGWCALTDASEVEEDDVVCVNVRGHAYAVFNLGGDYYVTDDRCTHQEASLSEGYVQDDTVECPRHQGVFHVPTGKAMCPPLTRPLRVYPARVDDGRVWIRLSG; from the coding sequence ATGAGCGAGCCCGACGGGGGCTGGTGCGCCCTGACCGACGCCTCCGAGGTCGAGGAGGACGACGTCGTCTGCGTCAACGTGCGCGGGCACGCGTACGCGGTCTTCAACCTCGGCGGCGACTACTACGTCACCGACGACCGCTGCACCCACCAGGAGGCGTCGCTGTCCGAGGGTTACGTGCAGGACGACACCGTCGAATGCCCCCGCCACCAAGGCGTGTTCCACGTACCGACGGGCAAGGCCATGTGCCCCCCGCTGACGAGGCCCTTGCGCGTCTATCCGGCGCGGGTCGACGATGGCCGGGTCTGGATCCGCCTCTCGGGATAG